A window of Nonomuraea angiospora genomic DNA:
CGTCACCCTCGGCGTCGCCGTCTGGGCCCACCAGACCGGCCGTCCCTGGCAGAGCATGGCCTTCTTCGCCCTCGGCGCCACCCAGCTCGGTGTCGCGCTCGGCTCCCGTACCCGGCCAGGCACGCCGGCCAACCCGATGCTGCTGCTCGCCGTCGCCGGCGCGCTCGTCCTGCAACTCGCCGGGCTGTACCTCCCACCGCTCCAAGAGCTGCTCGGCACCCAACCGCTGACCCTCGGCGACCTGCTCATCGTCGGGGCACTGTCGGTCCTCGGCTACGCCGCCGTCCGCCTCGACCGGATCCTGCACCCGTACCGCCCGCCGCGGCCCGTCCCTTCTCCGGACGGTCCGGCCCAGGTCCGATGATCGACCTCTCGCGGCGGTGGCGGGGGCTTTCGGCCCTGGCCGGACTGACTTCCGGCCCTGCAATCGCAGACCGGCAGCGGGTCCGATGGAGGTGTGAGCGAAGGAGAGCACACGCTGGTCATCGTAGGAGTGGACGGCTCAGCGGCGTCGCGGACCGCTGTGAAATGGGCGGCCGGCGACGCCTTCCGGATGCGCCTACCGCTGAGGATCGTGCATGCCGTGGACCCGTCCACAGGTCAGATCGGCAAGAACGCCATCCCCGACGCGTTGCTCCGTAGAGGGCAACGGATCCTGCTCGAAGCGGAAGCCTTCGTCCGGGAGCGCTGCCCCGCGGTAGAAGTCACCACGCAGGAGGCCGAGGGCGCGCCTGCCCCGGCCCTGCGCGAGCTGGCGAAGGGTGCGACCGAGGTCGTGGTCGGCAGGTGCGGGCTGGGCGGGTTCAACGACCTGCTGCCGGGCTCGGTCAGCGTTGATCTGGCCGGCCGGGCCACCTGCCCGGTTGTCGTGGTGAGCGGCGAGCTGAGACCTGTGTACGAGGAGGTCGTGGTCGGGGTGAACACCTCATCGGTGTGCGAGCCCGCGCTGGCCTACGCCTTCGAGCAGGCGAGGCTGCGCGGCGCCACGCTGAGGGCTGTGCATGCCCTCGCACCGGGGGCCGCCCATGACATGGACGAGGTCCACGATCGGCTGGAAGCGCTCCGCAAGGAGTACGCCCAGGTGACGGTGATCGAGGACGTTCGATCCGAGCAGCCCGTGGACGCATTGGCCGACGCGTCCGAAAGCGCGGACCTACTGGTGGTGGGCTCACACGGACTCGGCACTGTCGGATCGCGGCTGTTCAGCTCGGTCAGCCGCGGTGTCTTGTTCCAGGCCCGGTGCCCGGTAGTGGCGGTTCACTCCTGGCGACCACCGGCAAGCGGCAGATCTTGAACATCAGCGCGTGCCTCGCCATTCGCGGCCGCCTCGGGGCAGGTCGTCTTGGCGCAGCCCGGCTCCTCCGATACGGCGAGTCTGCGTTCGCCGACAGTGCCTGCGGCCTAGGCTCCAAACGCGGCCCGGCTCGGGTGGCAGATCCCCCCGCCTTGGCTGCACGGGTCGTCCAGCCGCTCCACGGGACAGTCACTGCGGGGGAGACGAATGGAGTGGTTGGTCTCGCTGCTCGGGGCCGCGCTCATCATGGCCGCCCTACGAGACCTGTTCCACACGCTCTGGCACCCCACCCGCCACGGAGGGCTGAGCCGGCTCGTCATGGCGGCGTTGTGGAAACTGGCCCGGCATCTCCGGGCCCGCAGGCGGGTGGTGGGGCTCGTCGGTCCGCTCGCCATGGCGACAGTGGTCGGCATGTGGGCCGTCACCATCATCCTGGGCTGGGCCATCGTCTACTGGCCCCACATGCCGGAGGCGTTCGCCTTCGCAGCCGGCTCCGGGCTGTCGCAGGAGCCGGCACTGCTCGACTCCGTCTATCTGTCGCTCGTCATGGTCGCCACCCTCGGGCTCGGGGACATCGTGCCTGTCGCAGGCTGGCTCCGCGTGGTCTCGCCCCTGGAGGCTCTCGTCGGCTTCGTCCTGCTGACGGCTACCGTCTCCTGGGTGCTGGAGATCTATCCGACGCTGACCCGCCGACGGGTGCTCGCGATCAGGTTGGCGCTGCTGCACCGCTCGAACCCGTCCGTGCAGCAGCTCGACTGCGCTGCGGGTGCGTCATTGCTGGGGAGCCTGGCCACCGAGGTGGTACGTGTCCGCATCGACTTCACCCAGTACGCGGAGGCCTACTACTTCCATGACGGTGAGGACCACTCGTCCCTGGCGGCCACGATCGGCTATGCCACTCGCCTCGCCCAGCTCGGGCGGGCAGGCCGGCGGGCAGATGTGCGGCTGACGGCCGACCTGCTCGGTGGTGCGTTGGAAGACCTCGCCATCATCCTTGACCAGCGTTTCCTCCACACAAATGGGACACCGGCGGAGGTATTCGCCGCGTACGCGGCCGACCACGGCCGAGCCCTCACCGGGGCCTGAGCGCTGCTCGTCCCATCGGCACGGCGGTCCGGATCTCGCGCTTGCCGGTGCCGACCAGGTGCGGGGCTCCGGGCGAATTCCGCATAAATGCAAGGGTGCCGTCACGATCCGACATGGCGCCGTGTGTCGCATCAGGCGTCTCTGTCCGCCGGGACATAGTGGTCGAGCCCGCCACAGGCACGACAGGGCGCGTGCGCGTCCATGAGCGAGAAGGCTTCCACCACCGCATGACCAAGAGGGACCGAATCCGAGAAGCGGGCGGAAAGCATCGGAGGCTGGCGCTCAGCGTGCCACAGATCGTGGGAAGCACGATGGCCGCGGTCACGGCGGCGGTCGCGGCGTCGTACCTGGGCGTCGCCGGCACGGTGATCGGCGCCGCCGTGATGAGCTTCGCCAGCACGGTGGCCACCGACGTCTATGCGCACTGTCTCAAGCGCACCGGTGACAAGGTCAGGCAGCACACCGTGAGCGCGTGGAACCAGCGGGCAGCAGGGGCGGGCGATGGCGCGCCCCGGCGGTCCGCGCAGGCCCTGGCCTCGGCCGGGGCACTGCTGAAGGTCTTGCCGTGGGCCAAGCTGGGGGCGGCGGCCGCGCTGGTGTTCTGCGTCAGCATGGGCGGCATCCTGACCTACCAGGTGATCGTCGATCAGACGGTGGCCGACCAGGTGGCCGGCAAGCCCCGGAAACGGGCCGAACCCCGCAAACCATCATCCAAGAAGAGCAGGCACGCCGAGGTCCCGGCTCCGGCGCCGTATCGGGAGTCAGCCACCTCGACGCCCACAGGCGCGTCCTTGCCTCCCACTCCTTCCGCGTCACCGGCCACCCGCACCCCCACGCCGACACCCACCCTGACGCCGAGGCCGACGCGGAGCGGGCCGGAGCCGTCCGAGCCTTCCACCTCCGGAGGGACTCCCGACGTGACG
This region includes:
- a CDS encoding universal stress protein — its product is MDGSAASRTAVKWAAGDAFRMRLPLRIVHAVDPSTGQIGKNAIPDALLRRGQRILLEAEAFVRERCPAVEVTTQEAEGAPAPALRELAKGATEVVVGRCGLGGFNDLLPGSVSVDLAGRATCPVVVVSGELRPVYEEVVVGVNTSSVCEPALAYAFEQARLRGATLRAVHALAPGAAHDMDEVHDRLEALRKEYAQVTVIEDVRSEQPVDALADASESADLLVVGSHGLGTVGSRLFSSVSRGVLFQARCPVVAVHSWRPPASGRS
- a CDS encoding potassium channel family protein, yielding MEWLVSLLGAALIMAALRDLFHTLWHPTRHGGLSRLVMAALWKLARHLRARRRVVGLVGPLAMATVVGMWAVTIILGWAIVYWPHMPEAFAFAAGSGLSQEPALLDSVYLSLVMVATLGLGDIVPVAGWLRVVSPLEALVGFVLLTATVSWVLEIYPTLTRRRVLAIRLALLHRSNPSVQQLDCAAGASLLGSLATEVVRVRIDFTQYAEAYYFHDGEDHSSLAATIGYATRLAQLGRAGRRADVRLTADLLGGALEDLAIILDQRFLHTNGTPAEVFAAYAADHGRALTGA